In Candidatus Desulfofervidus auxilii, one genomic interval encodes:
- the cas5b gene encoding type I-B CRISPR-associated protein Cas5b, whose amino-acid sequence MQFLVFDIWGDYGHFKRFYTTTSPLTHSFPPPTAVFGMLGAILGVDKREYLRHINLNTLSLSIAIVNLIKKARYGLNLVNTKDNFWVPVKKAYHEPRIQVKTEFLKECRFRIYVCFHNPKWQDKLKENLSAHKTHYTLSLGLASCLANFDYMGEFEAKKEDEKELHIHSVVSMSKFINVSLEQGKKYFKERVPCNMTPDREVTSYEDVIFNPDGQIENPLKLKVKECFLLENNECIVTF is encoded by the coding sequence ATGCAATTTTTAGTCTTTGACATCTGGGGAGATTACGGACATTTTAAACGGTTTTATACCACTACCTCGCCCCTTACCCACTCCTTTCCTCCACCAACAGCAGTATTTGGCATGTTAGGGGCGATTTTAGGAGTGGATAAAAGAGAATATTTACGGCATATTAATTTAAATACCCTATCTTTAAGCATAGCCATCGTAAATCTAATCAAAAAGGCAAGATACGGGCTTAACCTTGTGAATACCAAAGATAATTTTTGGGTGCCAGTAAAAAAAGCCTATCATGAACCCCGTATTCAGGTAAAAACAGAATTTTTAAAAGAATGTCGTTTCAGGATATATGTCTGCTTTCATAATCCCAAGTGGCAAGATAAATTAAAAGAAAATCTATCTGCCCATAAAACCCACTACACACTTTCTTTAGGCTTAGCATCTTGTTTGGCTAATTTTGATTATATGGGAGAATTTGAAGCAAAGAAAGAAGATGAAAAAGAACTTCATATTCACAGCGTAGTGTCCATGTCCAAGTTCATAAATGTCTCTTTAGAACAGGGAAAGAAATATTTTAAAGAAAGAGTGCCTTGTAACATGACACCTGACAGAGAAGTTACTTCTTATGAAGATGTGATCTTTAATCCTGATGGACAAATAGAAAATCCGTTAAAACTTAAAGTAAAAGAATGCTTCTTACTGGAAAATAACGAGTGTATTGTTACCTTCTAA
- a CDS encoding CRISPR-associated helicase/endonuclease Cas3 — MKQLYAHSDGTTLEEHLYKTALTAQKLAREKHTSLFPKELFVQLAILLGATHDIGKATSYFQDYLTADKKKKSPLQHHSLFSAIWTYYLAKQITDDSLLPFLCFVVVKRHHNDLADIKTETSLDETKTLKKQFAALNKEELEAIFQSLSERLNAPFLKLDPKEFPRYLEDIHSELSKIRRRYLRKLNGDNLYLYLKLALLYSILLDADKTATVLKDESIVKERRDISGKIVLKYKESVFKNAPQTFINHLRDLAFEEVGSCPISLGERFYCLNLPTGLGKTLIGLHFALKLRENIAQSGYTPRIIYALPFLSIIDQNYEIYQQVLSTEYKIDSHYLLKHHHLTDIVFYENDREFDFDAAKILLEGWNAEIIVTTFIQLFHTLIGYKNRMLRKFHKLAGAIIILDEVQAIHHKYWLVVKGILTSLATQLNTYILLCTATQPLIFPKSALRDTCEKEKYFRQLDRITIYPHLTKKQTLEAFINEFSPVKKTLFIVNTINAAKTLFRLLQGRYPQEKIAYLTTHIIPKERLKRIKEIKQGKYKLCVSTQLVEAGVDIDFPVVYRDLAPLDALIQSAGRCNRNAEEKGTMYVLNLINEKGKRYAYQVYDLWLIDKTEKILVRYSSISEPDILELINSYYEEVNQEKPDETAKALLKSLQTLHFNGEKETYPVSNFRLIEEDYPKWEVFIEYDEEAKMLWKEFTQIRKIKDRFERKMAYEQIKSRFSQYIISVPQTIENRPPVVENLLYVPYEQLEDFYDKETGYKLEGGVMVF, encoded by the coding sequence ATGAAGCAGCTTTATGCGCATTCTGACGGCACAACTTTAGAGGAACATTTATATAAAACAGCCCTTACAGCTCAAAAATTGGCCCGAGAAAAACACACTTCCCTTTTTCCAAAAGAGTTATTTGTCCAGCTAGCCATCTTACTCGGAGCAACACATGATATAGGTAAGGCCACTTCTTATTTTCAGGATTACCTTACCGCAGATAAAAAGAAAAAATCTCCCTTACAGCACCACAGCCTTTTTTCCGCCATCTGGACATATTATCTGGCAAAACAAATTACAGACGATTCCCTTTTACCTTTTCTTTGTTTTGTGGTGGTAAAAAGACATCACAATGATTTAGCAGATATAAAAACTGAAACCTCTCTGGATGAAACTAAAACGCTGAAAAAACAGTTTGCAGCTTTAAATAAAGAAGAATTAGAGGCAATTTTTCAAAGCTTAAGTGAGAGACTGAACGCACCGTTTCTAAAGCTAGACCCAAAAGAATTTCCGAGATACCTTGAAGATATTCACTCTGAGTTAAGCAAAATCAGACGTAGGTATTTGAGAAAACTAAATGGAGACAACCTATATCTTTATTTGAAATTAGCTTTGTTATATTCCATCCTCTTGGATGCTGATAAGACGGCTACGGTTTTAAAAGACGAAAGTATTGTTAAAGAACGCCGGGATATTTCTGGGAAAATCGTTTTAAAATACAAAGAATCAGTCTTTAAAAATGCTCCACAGACCTTTATCAATCACTTAAGAGACCTGGCCTTTGAAGAAGTAGGTAGCTGTCCAATTAGTTTAGGGGAGAGATTTTATTGTTTAAATTTACCCACAGGTTTGGGAAAAACATTAATAGGGTTACACTTTGCCCTTAAATTGCGAGAAAATATTGCCCAGTCTGGCTATACCCCACGCATTATCTATGCCCTGCCCTTTTTAAGCATTATTGATCAAAACTATGAAATTTATCAGCAGGTGTTAAGTACAGAATATAAAATAGATTCTCATTATTTGCTTAAACATCACCACCTTACGGATATAGTTTTTTATGAAAATGACAGAGAGTTTGACTTTGATGCTGCCAAAATTTTATTAGAAGGCTGGAATGCCGAAATAATTGTCACAACTTTCATCCAGCTTTTCCACACACTTATTGGCTACAAAAATAGAATGTTGCGTAAGTTCCACAAGCTTGCAGGTGCTATTATCATCTTGGATGAAGTGCAAGCAATACATCACAAATACTGGCTGGTAGTAAAGGGAATTTTGACTTCACTGGCTACACAGCTTAACACCTACATTCTGCTTTGCACGGCTACCCAGCCTTTAATTTTCCCTAAAAGTGCTTTAAGAGATACCTGTGAAAAAGAAAAATACTTTAGGCAGTTAGACAGAATTACTATTTATCCTCATTTAACTAAGAAACAAACTTTAGAGGCATTTATTAATGAATTTTCTCCCGTAAAGAAAACATTATTTATCGTAAACACCATCAATGCGGCCAAAACCCTTTTTCGCCTTTTGCAAGGAAGGTATCCTCAAGAGAAGATTGCTTACTTAACCACGCATATCATTCCTAAAGAGAGATTAAAACGCATTAAAGAAATTAAGCAGGGTAAATACAAACTCTGTGTTTCAACGCAACTGGTAGAAGCAGGAGTGGATATAGATTTTCCAGTTGTTTATAGAGACTTAGCTCCATTAGATGCCCTTATCCAATCAGCAGGTAGATGTAACAGGAATGCTGAAGAAAAAGGAACAATGTATGTCTTAAATCTTATCAATGAAAAGGGAAAACGCTATGCCTATCAGGTTTATGATCTCTGGTTAATTGACAAAACAGAGAAAATTTTGGTCAGATATAGCTCTATTTCTGAACCTGACATTTTAGAACTCATAAACTCTTATTATGAGGAAGTAAACCAAGAAAAGCCCGATGAAACGGCAAAAGCTTTATTGAAATCTTTACAGACCTTGCATTTTAATGGCGAAAAAGAAACCTATCCAGTAAGTAACTTTCGTCTTATAGAAGAAGATTATCCTAAGTGGGAGGTGTTTATAGAATATGATGAAGAAGCAAAAATGCTATGGAAAGAATTTACCCAAATTCGCAAGATTAAAGACAGGTTTGAAAGAAAAATGGCCTATGAGCAGATAAAATCAAGATTTAGTCAATACATCATCAGCGTGCCTCAAACCATAGAAAACAGACCTCCTGTAGTGGAAAACCTTTTATATGTGCCTTATGAACAATTGGAAGATTTTTATGATAAAGAAACAGGATATAAGCTTGAAGGAGGAGTGATGGTTTTTTAG
- the cas4 gene encoding CRISPR-associated protein Cas4 has product MLRITGTLIWYYYVCKREVWLMAHELHPNQEDPFLEIGRLIQKESYAREKKEIELGHIKIDLIKKADGEFIVGEIKKSSRFEHPAKMQLAYYLYCLKQYGIAATGELLIPKEKKRIKVELTENIKAELKQTISAIKEIIKQEKPPLPQRTKYCSHCAYKEFCWV; this is encoded by the coding sequence ATGCTACGCATCACTGGCACCTTAATCTGGTATTACTATGTTTGCAAAAGAGAAGTTTGGCTCATGGCACATGAGTTACATCCTAATCAAGAAGATCCGTTTTTAGAGATTGGACGTCTTATTCAAAAAGAAAGCTATGCTAGGGAGAAAAAGGAAATAGAACTTGGACATATTAAGATTGATTTGATAAAAAAGGCAGACGGTGAGTTTATTGTAGGTGAGATCAAAAAGTCCTCTCGTTTTGAACACCCAGCCAAGATGCAACTGGCCTATTACCTCTATTGCCTAAAACAATATGGCATTGCTGCTACAGGTGAGCTTTTAATTCCCAAGGAGAAAAAACGCATCAAGGTAGAATTGACCGAAAACATAAAAGCTGAACTGAAACAAACCATCTCCGCTATCAAAGAAATTATAAAACAAGAAAAACCACCCTTACCACAAAGAACTAAATATTGCTCTCACTGCGCTTATAAGGAATTTTGTTGGGTATAA
- a CDS encoding AbrB/MazE/SpoVT family DNA-binding domain-containing protein, translated as MKTSVTKRGQTVIPASIRKKYKINEGTILQWIDTEEVIKVIPIPKNTISSLRGIAKGEKLLEKLLKERALDERRE; from the coding sequence ATGAAAACATCAGTAACAAAAAGGGGACAAACAGTCATTCCGGCTTCTATTCGGAAAAAATATAAAATAAATGAGGGAACCATCCTTCAATGGATTGATACAGAAGAGGTAATTAAAGTGATTCCTATACCTAAAAATACAATTAGCTCTTTGCGAGGTATAGCAAAGGGAGAAAAACTTCTAGAAAAATTGCTCAAAGAGAGAGCCTTAGATGAGAGAAGAGAATAA
- a CDS encoding PIN domain-containing protein, with amino-acid sequence MREENKYLFDTSAWFTLLEDEEGANQVERLLKNEKIVVPFIILLEIYYITLQEKGTETADKRYAMIKSLDLEILWKIDEPTLMLASYFKAKYRISLADAIIAAFAKKENAILVHKDPEYEILKHKVKQLILPYKKKLLRKTSSAPKD; translated from the coding sequence ATGAGAGAAGAGAATAAATACCTTTTTGATACCTCAGCCTGGTTCACACTTTTAGAAGATGAAGAGGGAGCAAACCAGGTAGAAAGGCTGCTAAAAAATGAGAAGATTGTTGTGCCATTCATCATTCTCTTAGAAATTTATTATATTACTTTACAGGAAAAAGGCACAGAGACCGCAGACAAAAGATATGCAATGATAAAAAGTTTAGACCTAGAAATTTTATGGAAAATAGATGAGCCTACTCTTATGTTAGCAAGCTATTTTAAGGCAAAGTATAGAATTTCTTTAGCTGATGCAATAATTGCTGCTTTTGCTAAGAAAGAAAACGCCATTTTAGTTCACAAGGACCCTGAATATGAAATTTTAAAGCATAAGGTTAAACAGCTTATATTGCCTTATAAGAAGAAATTATTAAGAAAAACCTCCTCTGCTCCAAAAGACTAA
- the cas1b gene encoding type I-B CRISPR-associated endonuclease Cas1b: MKKTIYIFSDGELKRKQNTIYFEGEKGRKYVPVENTGEILIFGEVSINKRILEFLSQQEIILHFFNHYGYYVGSFYPREHLNSGYMILRQAEHYLDKEKRLPLARLFVWGAMENIKKVLSYYINRGVALEEIRANIEKLQNSIGDTKSVEEAMALEGNARDYYYRAFDKILSNSDFIFEERTRRPPRNRLNALISFGNSLLYVVALSEIYKTHLDPRIGFLHTTNFRRFSLNLDIAEIFKPIIVDRLIFTLVNKKMVKKTYFEKHLNGLVLNEKGRILFVEEIDKRLKATIRHPKLRRNVSYRQLIRLELYKLEKHLMDEACYQPFIARW, from the coding sequence ATGAAAAAAACCATTTATATCTTTTCAGATGGGGAGTTAAAACGCAAGCAAAATACCATCTATTTCGAAGGAGAGAAAGGGCGTAAATATGTGCCAGTAGAGAATACTGGAGAAATTTTGATTTTTGGTGAAGTAAGTATTAATAAACGAATACTTGAATTTCTCTCCCAGCAGGAAATCATTTTGCACTTTTTCAATCATTATGGCTATTATGTTGGTAGTTTTTATCCTAGAGAGCACTTAAATTCAGGCTATATGATTTTAAGACAGGCAGAACATTATTTGGACAAAGAAAAACGTTTACCTTTGGCGAGGCTTTTTGTCTGGGGAGCAATGGAAAACATAAAAAAGGTGCTTTCTTATTATATTAATCGTGGTGTGGCATTAGAGGAAATTAGAGCCAATATAGAAAAACTTCAAAATAGCATTGGAGATACAAAAAGTGTAGAAGAAGCCATGGCACTTGAAGGAAATGCCAGAGATTATTACTATCGGGCATTTGATAAAATTTTAAGTAATAGCGATTTTATCTTTGAAGAAAGAACACGCCGACCACCACGTAATCGCTTAAACGCCTTAATCAGTTTTGGCAATAGTTTACTTTACGTGGTAGCGCTAAGTGAAATATATAAAACCCACCTTGACCCACGCATTGGCTTTTTGCATACCACAAATTTTCGCCGATTTAGCCTTAACTTAGATATAGCCGAGATCTTTAAACCCATTATTGTAGACAGACTTATTTTCACCCTGGTTAATAAAAAAATGGTCAAAAAAACATACTTTGAAAAACACCTAAACGGTCTTGTGCTTAATGAGAAAGGACGTATACTTTTTGTGGAAGAAATAGACAAACGGCTAAAGGCCACTATTCGGCACCCAAAATTAAGAAGAAATGTCTCTTACCGCCAGCTTATTCGTCTAGAGTTATACAAACTTGAAAAACACCTGATGGACGAAGCATGTTATCAACCATTCATAGCCAGGTGGTAA